Proteins encoded by one window of Vitis riparia cultivar Riparia Gloire de Montpellier isolate 1030 chromosome 11, EGFV_Vit.rip_1.0, whole genome shotgun sequence:
- the LOC117925087 gene encoding transcriptional corepressor LEUNIG-like isoform X3 has product MSQTNWEADKMLDVYIHDYFLKRKLHASAKAFQAEAKVSTEPVAIDAPGGFLFEWWSVFWDIFIARTNEKHSEAAASYIETQLIKARELQQQQQQQQQQQQQQHQKPQQQQQQQMQMQQLLLQRHVQQQQQQQQQRRDGTQILNGSGNGLVSNDALMRQNPATANTLATKMYEERLKLPLQRDPLDDAAMKVRFGDNMGQLLDPNHASLLKSAAVSGQPGQTLHGAPGGISGNLQQVQSRNQQLQVSSDIKSEMNPMMNPRAAGPEGSLIGVHGSNQGGNNLTLKGWPLTGLDQLRSGILQQHKSLIQPSQPFHQLQLQQQLLLQAQQNLASPSASDLECRKLRMLLNSRNSLGKDGQLNTVGDVVANVGSPMQVGCPVLPRGDTDMLIKLQQQQLQNSNQQQQQYLQHPLSSQQSQSSNHHLLHQQDKMIGSGSIGLDGSMSNTFRGNDQTSKGQIGRKRKQPVSSSGPANSSGTGNTAGPSPSSAPSTPSTHTPGDVISMPTLSHNGGSSKSLLMYGSDGMGTHTSAPNQLADVDRFVDDGSLDDNVESFLAHDDGDPRDTVGRSVDGSKGFSFSEVRCITASTSKVECCHFSSDGKLLATGGQDKKAVLWCTESFTAKSRLEEHSQMITDIRFSPSMPRLATSSADKTVRVWDVDKPVYSLRTFTGHSTNVTSLDFHPNKDDLICSCDGNGEIRYWSITNGSCTRVFKGGMNHMRFQPRHGRYLAAAAECVVSILDVETQACRQKLQGHKNHVSVCWDSSGGYLATVSEELVKVWTVGSGGKAAECIHELHYSGNKFNSCAFHPTYTSLLVIGCFQSLELWNVAENKTMTLPAHDKLISSLAVSNVTGLVASASHDNCVKLWK; this is encoded by the exons ATGTCCCAAACCAACTGGGAAGCCGATAAAAT GTTGGATGTGTACATACATGATTATTTTCTGAAGAGGAAATTACATGCTTCTGCAAAGGCCTTTCAAGCGGAAGCTAAAGTATCCACTGAACCTGTAG CCATCGATGCACCTGGTGGCTTTCTCTTTGAATGGTGGTCTGTTTTTTGGGATATATTTATAGCTAGGACAAATGAGAAACACTCGGAGGCTGCTGCATCTTACATTGAG ACTCAATTAATCAAGGCACGGGAactgcagcagcagcagcaacaacaacaacaacagcagcagcagcagcatcaGAAACCTcagcaacagcagcagcagcagatgCAAATGCAGCAGCTTTTATTGCAGAGGCATGTTCAGCAACAacaacagcagcagcaacagcgGAGAGATGGGACCCAGATTCTAAATGGCTCTGGCAATGGGCTTGTTAGCAATGATGCTCTTATGAGGCAGAACCCTGCAACTGCAAATACCTTGGCAACAAAGATGTATGAGGAAAGATTAAAGCTTCCACTTCAGAGGGATCCCTTGGACGATGCAGCTATGAAGGTG AGGTTTGGTGACAATATGGGCCAGCTTCTTGATCCAAACCATGCCTCACTGTTGAAATCAGCTGCAGTCAGTGGCCAACCAGG GCAGACACTGCATGGTGCACCTGGAGGCATTTCTGGGAATCTTCAGCAAGTTCAAAGTCGGAATCAACAACTTCAAGTTTCCTCG GACATAAAGAGTGAGATGAATCCAATGATGAATCCCAGGGCTGCTGGTCCAGAAGGATCATTGATTGGAGTTCATG GATCAAATCAAGGTGGTAACAATCTAACTCTGAAAGGATGGCCACTAACC GGACTGGACCAGCTTCGATCTGGGATTCTTCAGCAGCACAAGTCTTTGATACAGCCTTCTCAGCCCTTTCATCAACTTCAACTACAGCAACAACTTCTTCTTCAAGCACAGCAAAACTTGGCATCCCCATCTGCCAGTGATTTGGAATGCAGAAAATTGAGAATGCTTCTTAATAGTCGGAATTCACTTGGGAAGGATGGCCAATTAAATACTGTTGGTGATGTAGTTGCAAATGTTGGATCACCAATGCAAGTCGGTTGCCCTGTTTTGCCTCGTGGAGACACAGATATGCTGATCAAg TTACAGCAGCAACAACTGCAAAACAGCAATCAACAGCAGCAACAATATCTGCAGCATCCACTTTCTAGTCAGCAGTCTCAGAGTTCAAATCATCACCTCCTCCATCAGCAAGATAAAATGATTGGTTCTGGAAGCATTGGGTTGGATGGTAGCATGTCAAATACGTTCCGAGGAAATGATCAG ACTTCAAAAGGTCAAATTGGGCGAAAGAGAAAGCAGCCAGTGTCATCTTCAGGTCCTGCCAATAGCTCAGGAACTGGAAACACAGCTGGACCATCCCCAAGTTCAGCACCATCAACACCTTCAACTCACACACCAGGAGATGTAATCTCAATGCCAACTTTGTCGCATAATGGTGGTTCCTCTAAGTCTTTACTTATGTATGGATCTGATGGTATGGGCACACATACCTCAGCACCAAATCAACTG GCTGATGTGGATCGATTTGTTGATGATGGATCTCTTGATGATAATGTTGAGTCATTTTTAGCTCATGATGATGGAGACCCTAGAGATACGGTTGGTCGAAGTGTGGATGGCAGCAAAG GTTTTTCATTTTCGGAAGTCCGGTGTATTACTGCAAGTACAAGTAAAGTTGAATGTTGTCACTTCTCTTCAGATGGAAAACTGCTTGCCACTGGTGGGCAGGATAAAAAG GCTGTATTATGGTGCACAGAGTCTTTTACGGCTAAGTCTAGACTTGAAGAACATTCTCAAATGATTACGGATATCCGTTTCAGTCCAAGCATGCCGCGACTTGCAACATCTTCAGCTGACAAAACTGTCAGGGTTTGGGATGTTGATAAA CCAGTCTACTCACTACGTACTTTTACTGGACATTCCACCAATGTTACATCGCTAGACTTCCACCCTAATAAAGATGACCTTATCTGCTCTTGTGATGGTAATGGTGAGATACGATATTGGAGTATCACCAATGGTAGTTGTACTAGGGTCTTCAAG GGTGGAATGAACCATATGAGGTTTCAACCTCGCCATGGAAGGTATCTGGCTGCTGCTGCAGAGTGTGTGGTTTCCATACTTGATGTGGAAACCCAGGCCTGCAGACAAAAATTACAG GGCCATAAAAACCATGTTTCTGTGTGTTGGGATTCTTCTGGCGGCTATCTGGCAACTGTCAGTGAGGAGTTGGTTAAAGTTTGGACAGTTGGTTCTGGGGGCAAAGCAGCGGAATGCATTCATGAGTTGCACTATAGTGGCAACAAATTCAATTCCTGTGCTTTCCATCCCACTTATACCTCTTTGTTGGTCATTGGCTGTTTCCAG TCTCTGGAGCTTTGGAACGTGGCAGAGAACAAGACAATGACACTACCAGCGCACGACAAACTAATTTCTTCATTAGCAGTATCGAACGTCACTGGTTTAGTAGCTTCAGCTAGTCATGACAACTGTGTCAAGTTGTGGAAGTGA
- the LOC117925087 gene encoding transcriptional corepressor LEUNIG-like isoform X1, which produces MSQTNWEADKMLDVYIHDYFLKRKLHASAKAFQAEAKVSTEPVAIDAPGGFLFEWWSVFWDIFIARTNEKHSEAAASYIETQLIKARELQQQQQQQQQQQQQQHQKPQQQQQQQMQMQQLLLQRHVQQQQQQQQQRRDGTQILNGSGNGLVSNDALMRQNPATANTLATKMYEERLKLPLQRDPLDDAAMKVQRFGDNMGQLLDPNHASLLKSAAVSGQPGQTLHGAPGGISGNLQQVQSRNQQLQVSSDIKSEMNPMMNPRAAGPEGSLIGVHGSNQGGNNLTLKGWPLTGLDQLRSGILQQHKSLIQPSQPFHQLQLQQQLLLQAQQNLASPSASDLECRKLRMLLNSRNSLGKDGQLNTVGDVVANVGSPMQVGCPVLPRGDTDMLIKLQQQQLQNSNQQQQQYLQHPLSSQQSQSSNHHLLHQQDKMIGSGSIGLDGSMSNTFRGNDQTSKGQIGRKRKQPVSSSGPANSSGTGNTAGPSPSSAPSTPSTHTPGDVISMPTLSHNGGSSKSLLMYGSDGMGTHTSAPNQLADVDRFVDDGSLDDNVESFLAHDDGDPRDTVGRSVDGSKGFSFSEVRCITASTSKVECCHFSSDGKLLATGGQDKKAVLWCTESFTAKSRLEEHSQMITDIRFSPSMPRLATSSADKTVRVWDVDKPVYSLRTFTGHSTNVTSLDFHPNKDDLICSCDGNGEIRYWSITNGSCTRVFKGGMNHMRFQPRHGRYLAAAAECVVSILDVETQACRQKLQGHKNHVSVCWDSSGGYLATVSEELVKVWTVGSGGKAAECIHELHYSGNKFNSCAFHPTYTSLLVIGCFQSLELWNVAENKTMTLPAHDKLISSLAVSNVTGLVASASHDNCVKLWK; this is translated from the exons ATGTCCCAAACCAACTGGGAAGCCGATAAAAT GTTGGATGTGTACATACATGATTATTTTCTGAAGAGGAAATTACATGCTTCTGCAAAGGCCTTTCAAGCGGAAGCTAAAGTATCCACTGAACCTGTAG CCATCGATGCACCTGGTGGCTTTCTCTTTGAATGGTGGTCTGTTTTTTGGGATATATTTATAGCTAGGACAAATGAGAAACACTCGGAGGCTGCTGCATCTTACATTGAG ACTCAATTAATCAAGGCACGGGAactgcagcagcagcagcaacaacaacaacaacagcagcagcagcagcatcaGAAACCTcagcaacagcagcagcagcagatgCAAATGCAGCAGCTTTTATTGCAGAGGCATGTTCAGCAACAacaacagcagcagcaacagcgGAGAGATGGGACCCAGATTCTAAATGGCTCTGGCAATGGGCTTGTTAGCAATGATGCTCTTATGAGGCAGAACCCTGCAACTGCAAATACCTTGGCAACAAAGATGTATGAGGAAAGATTAAAGCTTCCACTTCAGAGGGATCCCTTGGACGATGCAGCTATGAAGGTG CAGAGGTTTGGTGACAATATGGGCCAGCTTCTTGATCCAAACCATGCCTCACTGTTGAAATCAGCTGCAGTCAGTGGCCAACCAGG GCAGACACTGCATGGTGCACCTGGAGGCATTTCTGGGAATCTTCAGCAAGTTCAAAGTCGGAATCAACAACTTCAAGTTTCCTCG GACATAAAGAGTGAGATGAATCCAATGATGAATCCCAGGGCTGCTGGTCCAGAAGGATCATTGATTGGAGTTCATG GATCAAATCAAGGTGGTAACAATCTAACTCTGAAAGGATGGCCACTAACC GGACTGGACCAGCTTCGATCTGGGATTCTTCAGCAGCACAAGTCTTTGATACAGCCTTCTCAGCCCTTTCATCAACTTCAACTACAGCAACAACTTCTTCTTCAAGCACAGCAAAACTTGGCATCCCCATCTGCCAGTGATTTGGAATGCAGAAAATTGAGAATGCTTCTTAATAGTCGGAATTCACTTGGGAAGGATGGCCAATTAAATACTGTTGGTGATGTAGTTGCAAATGTTGGATCACCAATGCAAGTCGGTTGCCCTGTTTTGCCTCGTGGAGACACAGATATGCTGATCAAg TTACAGCAGCAACAACTGCAAAACAGCAATCAACAGCAGCAACAATATCTGCAGCATCCACTTTCTAGTCAGCAGTCTCAGAGTTCAAATCATCACCTCCTCCATCAGCAAGATAAAATGATTGGTTCTGGAAGCATTGGGTTGGATGGTAGCATGTCAAATACGTTCCGAGGAAATGATCAG ACTTCAAAAGGTCAAATTGGGCGAAAGAGAAAGCAGCCAGTGTCATCTTCAGGTCCTGCCAATAGCTCAGGAACTGGAAACACAGCTGGACCATCCCCAAGTTCAGCACCATCAACACCTTCAACTCACACACCAGGAGATGTAATCTCAATGCCAACTTTGTCGCATAATGGTGGTTCCTCTAAGTCTTTACTTATGTATGGATCTGATGGTATGGGCACACATACCTCAGCACCAAATCAACTG GCTGATGTGGATCGATTTGTTGATGATGGATCTCTTGATGATAATGTTGAGTCATTTTTAGCTCATGATGATGGAGACCCTAGAGATACGGTTGGTCGAAGTGTGGATGGCAGCAAAG GTTTTTCATTTTCGGAAGTCCGGTGTATTACTGCAAGTACAAGTAAAGTTGAATGTTGTCACTTCTCTTCAGATGGAAAACTGCTTGCCACTGGTGGGCAGGATAAAAAG GCTGTATTATGGTGCACAGAGTCTTTTACGGCTAAGTCTAGACTTGAAGAACATTCTCAAATGATTACGGATATCCGTTTCAGTCCAAGCATGCCGCGACTTGCAACATCTTCAGCTGACAAAACTGTCAGGGTTTGGGATGTTGATAAA CCAGTCTACTCACTACGTACTTTTACTGGACATTCCACCAATGTTACATCGCTAGACTTCCACCCTAATAAAGATGACCTTATCTGCTCTTGTGATGGTAATGGTGAGATACGATATTGGAGTATCACCAATGGTAGTTGTACTAGGGTCTTCAAG GGTGGAATGAACCATATGAGGTTTCAACCTCGCCATGGAAGGTATCTGGCTGCTGCTGCAGAGTGTGTGGTTTCCATACTTGATGTGGAAACCCAGGCCTGCAGACAAAAATTACAG GGCCATAAAAACCATGTTTCTGTGTGTTGGGATTCTTCTGGCGGCTATCTGGCAACTGTCAGTGAGGAGTTGGTTAAAGTTTGGACAGTTGGTTCTGGGGGCAAAGCAGCGGAATGCATTCATGAGTTGCACTATAGTGGCAACAAATTCAATTCCTGTGCTTTCCATCCCACTTATACCTCTTTGTTGGTCATTGGCTGTTTCCAG TCTCTGGAGCTTTGGAACGTGGCAGAGAACAAGACAATGACACTACCAGCGCACGACAAACTAATTTCTTCATTAGCAGTATCGAACGTCACTGGTTTAGTAGCTTCAGCTAGTCATGACAACTGTGTCAAGTTGTGGAAGTGA
- the LOC117925087 gene encoding transcriptional corepressor LEUNIG-like isoform X2: protein MSQTNWEADKMLDVYIHDYFLKRKLHASAKAFQAEAKVSTEPVAIDAPGGFLFEWWSVFWDIFIARTNEKHSEAAASYIETQLIKARELQQQQQQQQQQQQQQHQKPQQQQQQQMQMQQLLLQRHVQQQQQQQQQRRDGTQILNGSGNGLVSNDALMRQNPATANTLATKMYEERLKLPLQRDPLDDAAMKQRFGDNMGQLLDPNHASLLKSAAVSGQPGQTLHGAPGGISGNLQQVQSRNQQLQVSSDIKSEMNPMMNPRAAGPEGSLIGVHGSNQGGNNLTLKGWPLTGLDQLRSGILQQHKSLIQPSQPFHQLQLQQQLLLQAQQNLASPSASDLECRKLRMLLNSRNSLGKDGQLNTVGDVVANVGSPMQVGCPVLPRGDTDMLIKLQQQQLQNSNQQQQQYLQHPLSSQQSQSSNHHLLHQQDKMIGSGSIGLDGSMSNTFRGNDQTSKGQIGRKRKQPVSSSGPANSSGTGNTAGPSPSSAPSTPSTHTPGDVISMPTLSHNGGSSKSLLMYGSDGMGTHTSAPNQLADVDRFVDDGSLDDNVESFLAHDDGDPRDTVGRSVDGSKGFSFSEVRCITASTSKVECCHFSSDGKLLATGGQDKKAVLWCTESFTAKSRLEEHSQMITDIRFSPSMPRLATSSADKTVRVWDVDKPVYSLRTFTGHSTNVTSLDFHPNKDDLICSCDGNGEIRYWSITNGSCTRVFKGGMNHMRFQPRHGRYLAAAAECVVSILDVETQACRQKLQGHKNHVSVCWDSSGGYLATVSEELVKVWTVGSGGKAAECIHELHYSGNKFNSCAFHPTYTSLLVIGCFQSLELWNVAENKTMTLPAHDKLISSLAVSNVTGLVASASHDNCVKLWK from the exons ATGTCCCAAACCAACTGGGAAGCCGATAAAAT GTTGGATGTGTACATACATGATTATTTTCTGAAGAGGAAATTACATGCTTCTGCAAAGGCCTTTCAAGCGGAAGCTAAAGTATCCACTGAACCTGTAG CCATCGATGCACCTGGTGGCTTTCTCTTTGAATGGTGGTCTGTTTTTTGGGATATATTTATAGCTAGGACAAATGAGAAACACTCGGAGGCTGCTGCATCTTACATTGAG ACTCAATTAATCAAGGCACGGGAactgcagcagcagcagcaacaacaacaacaacagcagcagcagcagcatcaGAAACCTcagcaacagcagcagcagcagatgCAAATGCAGCAGCTTTTATTGCAGAGGCATGTTCAGCAACAacaacagcagcagcaacagcgGAGAGATGGGACCCAGATTCTAAATGGCTCTGGCAATGGGCTTGTTAGCAATGATGCTCTTATGAGGCAGAACCCTGCAACTGCAAATACCTTGGCAACAAAGATGTATGAGGAAAGATTAAAGCTTCCACTTCAGAGGGATCCCTTGGACGATGCAGCTATGAAG CAGAGGTTTGGTGACAATATGGGCCAGCTTCTTGATCCAAACCATGCCTCACTGTTGAAATCAGCTGCAGTCAGTGGCCAACCAGG GCAGACACTGCATGGTGCACCTGGAGGCATTTCTGGGAATCTTCAGCAAGTTCAAAGTCGGAATCAACAACTTCAAGTTTCCTCG GACATAAAGAGTGAGATGAATCCAATGATGAATCCCAGGGCTGCTGGTCCAGAAGGATCATTGATTGGAGTTCATG GATCAAATCAAGGTGGTAACAATCTAACTCTGAAAGGATGGCCACTAACC GGACTGGACCAGCTTCGATCTGGGATTCTTCAGCAGCACAAGTCTTTGATACAGCCTTCTCAGCCCTTTCATCAACTTCAACTACAGCAACAACTTCTTCTTCAAGCACAGCAAAACTTGGCATCCCCATCTGCCAGTGATTTGGAATGCAGAAAATTGAGAATGCTTCTTAATAGTCGGAATTCACTTGGGAAGGATGGCCAATTAAATACTGTTGGTGATGTAGTTGCAAATGTTGGATCACCAATGCAAGTCGGTTGCCCTGTTTTGCCTCGTGGAGACACAGATATGCTGATCAAg TTACAGCAGCAACAACTGCAAAACAGCAATCAACAGCAGCAACAATATCTGCAGCATCCACTTTCTAGTCAGCAGTCTCAGAGTTCAAATCATCACCTCCTCCATCAGCAAGATAAAATGATTGGTTCTGGAAGCATTGGGTTGGATGGTAGCATGTCAAATACGTTCCGAGGAAATGATCAG ACTTCAAAAGGTCAAATTGGGCGAAAGAGAAAGCAGCCAGTGTCATCTTCAGGTCCTGCCAATAGCTCAGGAACTGGAAACACAGCTGGACCATCCCCAAGTTCAGCACCATCAACACCTTCAACTCACACACCAGGAGATGTAATCTCAATGCCAACTTTGTCGCATAATGGTGGTTCCTCTAAGTCTTTACTTATGTATGGATCTGATGGTATGGGCACACATACCTCAGCACCAAATCAACTG GCTGATGTGGATCGATTTGTTGATGATGGATCTCTTGATGATAATGTTGAGTCATTTTTAGCTCATGATGATGGAGACCCTAGAGATACGGTTGGTCGAAGTGTGGATGGCAGCAAAG GTTTTTCATTTTCGGAAGTCCGGTGTATTACTGCAAGTACAAGTAAAGTTGAATGTTGTCACTTCTCTTCAGATGGAAAACTGCTTGCCACTGGTGGGCAGGATAAAAAG GCTGTATTATGGTGCACAGAGTCTTTTACGGCTAAGTCTAGACTTGAAGAACATTCTCAAATGATTACGGATATCCGTTTCAGTCCAAGCATGCCGCGACTTGCAACATCTTCAGCTGACAAAACTGTCAGGGTTTGGGATGTTGATAAA CCAGTCTACTCACTACGTACTTTTACTGGACATTCCACCAATGTTACATCGCTAGACTTCCACCCTAATAAAGATGACCTTATCTGCTCTTGTGATGGTAATGGTGAGATACGATATTGGAGTATCACCAATGGTAGTTGTACTAGGGTCTTCAAG GGTGGAATGAACCATATGAGGTTTCAACCTCGCCATGGAAGGTATCTGGCTGCTGCTGCAGAGTGTGTGGTTTCCATACTTGATGTGGAAACCCAGGCCTGCAGACAAAAATTACAG GGCCATAAAAACCATGTTTCTGTGTGTTGGGATTCTTCTGGCGGCTATCTGGCAACTGTCAGTGAGGAGTTGGTTAAAGTTTGGACAGTTGGTTCTGGGGGCAAAGCAGCGGAATGCATTCATGAGTTGCACTATAGTGGCAACAAATTCAATTCCTGTGCTTTCCATCCCACTTATACCTCTTTGTTGGTCATTGGCTGTTTCCAG TCTCTGGAGCTTTGGAACGTGGCAGAGAACAAGACAATGACACTACCAGCGCACGACAAACTAATTTCTTCATTAGCAGTATCGAACGTCACTGGTTTAGTAGCTTCAGCTAGTCATGACAACTGTGTCAAGTTGTGGAAGTGA
- the LOC117925087 gene encoding transcriptional corepressor LEUNIG-like isoform X4, with product MSQTNWEADKMLDVYIHDYFLKRKLHASAKAFQAEAKVSTEPVAIDAPGGFLFEWWSVFWDIFIARTNEKHSEAAASYIETQLIKARELQQQQQQQQQQQQQQHQKPQQQQQQQMQMQQLLLQRHVQQQQQQQQQRRDGTQILNGSGNGLVSNDALMRQNPATANTLATKMYEERLKLPLQRDPLDDAAMKRFGDNMGQLLDPNHASLLKSAAVSGQPGQTLHGAPGGISGNLQQVQSRNQQLQVSSDIKSEMNPMMNPRAAGPEGSLIGVHGSNQGGNNLTLKGWPLTGLDQLRSGILQQHKSLIQPSQPFHQLQLQQQLLLQAQQNLASPSASDLECRKLRMLLNSRNSLGKDGQLNTVGDVVANVGSPMQVGCPVLPRGDTDMLIKLQQQQLQNSNQQQQQYLQHPLSSQQSQSSNHHLLHQQDKMIGSGSIGLDGSMSNTFRGNDQTSKGQIGRKRKQPVSSSGPANSSGTGNTAGPSPSSAPSTPSTHTPGDVISMPTLSHNGGSSKSLLMYGSDGMGTHTSAPNQLADVDRFVDDGSLDDNVESFLAHDDGDPRDTVGRSVDGSKGFSFSEVRCITASTSKVECCHFSSDGKLLATGGQDKKAVLWCTESFTAKSRLEEHSQMITDIRFSPSMPRLATSSADKTVRVWDVDKPVYSLRTFTGHSTNVTSLDFHPNKDDLICSCDGNGEIRYWSITNGSCTRVFKGGMNHMRFQPRHGRYLAAAAECVVSILDVETQACRQKLQGHKNHVSVCWDSSGGYLATVSEELVKVWTVGSGGKAAECIHELHYSGNKFNSCAFHPTYTSLLVIGCFQSLELWNVAENKTMTLPAHDKLISSLAVSNVTGLVASASHDNCVKLWK from the exons ATGTCCCAAACCAACTGGGAAGCCGATAAAAT GTTGGATGTGTACATACATGATTATTTTCTGAAGAGGAAATTACATGCTTCTGCAAAGGCCTTTCAAGCGGAAGCTAAAGTATCCACTGAACCTGTAG CCATCGATGCACCTGGTGGCTTTCTCTTTGAATGGTGGTCTGTTTTTTGGGATATATTTATAGCTAGGACAAATGAGAAACACTCGGAGGCTGCTGCATCTTACATTGAG ACTCAATTAATCAAGGCACGGGAactgcagcagcagcagcaacaacaacaacaacagcagcagcagcagcatcaGAAACCTcagcaacagcagcagcagcagatgCAAATGCAGCAGCTTTTATTGCAGAGGCATGTTCAGCAACAacaacagcagcagcaacagcgGAGAGATGGGACCCAGATTCTAAATGGCTCTGGCAATGGGCTTGTTAGCAATGATGCTCTTATGAGGCAGAACCCTGCAACTGCAAATACCTTGGCAACAAAGATGTATGAGGAAAGATTAAAGCTTCCACTTCAGAGGGATCCCTTGGACGATGCAGCTATGAAG AGGTTTGGTGACAATATGGGCCAGCTTCTTGATCCAAACCATGCCTCACTGTTGAAATCAGCTGCAGTCAGTGGCCAACCAGG GCAGACACTGCATGGTGCACCTGGAGGCATTTCTGGGAATCTTCAGCAAGTTCAAAGTCGGAATCAACAACTTCAAGTTTCCTCG GACATAAAGAGTGAGATGAATCCAATGATGAATCCCAGGGCTGCTGGTCCAGAAGGATCATTGATTGGAGTTCATG GATCAAATCAAGGTGGTAACAATCTAACTCTGAAAGGATGGCCACTAACC GGACTGGACCAGCTTCGATCTGGGATTCTTCAGCAGCACAAGTCTTTGATACAGCCTTCTCAGCCCTTTCATCAACTTCAACTACAGCAACAACTTCTTCTTCAAGCACAGCAAAACTTGGCATCCCCATCTGCCAGTGATTTGGAATGCAGAAAATTGAGAATGCTTCTTAATAGTCGGAATTCACTTGGGAAGGATGGCCAATTAAATACTGTTGGTGATGTAGTTGCAAATGTTGGATCACCAATGCAAGTCGGTTGCCCTGTTTTGCCTCGTGGAGACACAGATATGCTGATCAAg TTACAGCAGCAACAACTGCAAAACAGCAATCAACAGCAGCAACAATATCTGCAGCATCCACTTTCTAGTCAGCAGTCTCAGAGTTCAAATCATCACCTCCTCCATCAGCAAGATAAAATGATTGGTTCTGGAAGCATTGGGTTGGATGGTAGCATGTCAAATACGTTCCGAGGAAATGATCAG ACTTCAAAAGGTCAAATTGGGCGAAAGAGAAAGCAGCCAGTGTCATCTTCAGGTCCTGCCAATAGCTCAGGAACTGGAAACACAGCTGGACCATCCCCAAGTTCAGCACCATCAACACCTTCAACTCACACACCAGGAGATGTAATCTCAATGCCAACTTTGTCGCATAATGGTGGTTCCTCTAAGTCTTTACTTATGTATGGATCTGATGGTATGGGCACACATACCTCAGCACCAAATCAACTG GCTGATGTGGATCGATTTGTTGATGATGGATCTCTTGATGATAATGTTGAGTCATTTTTAGCTCATGATGATGGAGACCCTAGAGATACGGTTGGTCGAAGTGTGGATGGCAGCAAAG GTTTTTCATTTTCGGAAGTCCGGTGTATTACTGCAAGTACAAGTAAAGTTGAATGTTGTCACTTCTCTTCAGATGGAAAACTGCTTGCCACTGGTGGGCAGGATAAAAAG GCTGTATTATGGTGCACAGAGTCTTTTACGGCTAAGTCTAGACTTGAAGAACATTCTCAAATGATTACGGATATCCGTTTCAGTCCAAGCATGCCGCGACTTGCAACATCTTCAGCTGACAAAACTGTCAGGGTTTGGGATGTTGATAAA CCAGTCTACTCACTACGTACTTTTACTGGACATTCCACCAATGTTACATCGCTAGACTTCCACCCTAATAAAGATGACCTTATCTGCTCTTGTGATGGTAATGGTGAGATACGATATTGGAGTATCACCAATGGTAGTTGTACTAGGGTCTTCAAG GGTGGAATGAACCATATGAGGTTTCAACCTCGCCATGGAAGGTATCTGGCTGCTGCTGCAGAGTGTGTGGTTTCCATACTTGATGTGGAAACCCAGGCCTGCAGACAAAAATTACAG GGCCATAAAAACCATGTTTCTGTGTGTTGGGATTCTTCTGGCGGCTATCTGGCAACTGTCAGTGAGGAGTTGGTTAAAGTTTGGACAGTTGGTTCTGGGGGCAAAGCAGCGGAATGCATTCATGAGTTGCACTATAGTGGCAACAAATTCAATTCCTGTGCTTTCCATCCCACTTATACCTCTTTGTTGGTCATTGGCTGTTTCCAG TCTCTGGAGCTTTGGAACGTGGCAGAGAACAAGACAATGACACTACCAGCGCACGACAAACTAATTTCTTCATTAGCAGTATCGAACGTCACTGGTTTAGTAGCTTCAGCTAGTCATGACAACTGTGTCAAGTTGTGGAAGTGA